The Micromonospora sediminicola genome contains a region encoding:
- a CDS encoding Acg family FMN-binding oxidoreductase produces the protein MTTGYTVPQLRAAVADAVRAPSLHNTQPWRFRLHDGGIEVAVDPLRGLPATDPSGWGARIACGAALFNLRLALAVAGTPATVRLRPYPADPDVVARLVPDVPRRPTPTEQSLYAAIGRRFSNRAPFWPDPVPAEARWRLGEAARAEQCWLELVIGTSAVNALAEVARSAHRVLERDPAYVAERVEWIRSEPSPDGVPAVAGGPQSEPQDLLPQRGFGGRNRAPGRDFEPEPLVAVLGTAGNTATDQVVAGQALQRVLLTATDAGLSASMLSQPIEVPAAREALRLSLGRFGTPQMVMRVGYGQPGRATPRRPVEEVLDLPVVPA, from the coding sequence ATGACGACCGGATACACCGTCCCGCAGCTGCGGGCCGCGGTCGCCGACGCGGTACGCGCGCCGTCGCTGCACAACACCCAGCCGTGGCGGTTCCGGCTGCACGACGGCGGCATCGAGGTCGCGGTCGACCCGCTGCGCGGGCTGCCGGCCACCGACCCCAGCGGCTGGGGCGCGCGGATCGCCTGCGGGGCGGCCCTGTTCAACCTGCGGCTGGCGCTCGCCGTGGCGGGCACCCCGGCCACGGTCCGGCTGCGCCCGTACCCGGCCGACCCGGACGTGGTGGCCCGGCTGGTGCCCGACGTGCCGCGCCGGCCCACCCCGACCGAGCAGAGCCTGTACGCGGCGATCGGCCGCCGGTTCAGCAACCGGGCCCCGTTCTGGCCCGACCCGGTGCCGGCCGAGGCCCGCTGGCGCCTCGGCGAGGCGGCCCGGGCCGAGCAGTGCTGGCTGGAACTGGTCATCGGCACCAGCGCGGTCAACGCGCTCGCCGAGGTGGCCCGCAGCGCGCACCGGGTGCTGGAACGCGACCCGGCGTACGTCGCCGAGCGGGTGGAGTGGATCCGCTCGGAGCCCTCGCCCGACGGGGTGCCCGCCGTGGCCGGCGGGCCGCAGAGCGAGCCGCAGGACCTGCTGCCGCAACGCGGATTCGGCGGCCGCAACCGCGCCCCGGGGCGGGACTTCGAGCCGGAGCCGCTGGTCGCCGTGCTCGGCACCGCCGGCAACACCGCCACCGACCAGGTCGTCGCCGGGCAGGCGTTGCAACGGGTGCTGCTCACCGCCACCGACGCCGGGCTCAGCGCCTCGATGCTCTCCCAGCCGATCGAGGTCCCGGCGGCGCGGGAGGCGCTGCGGCTGTCCCTGGGCCGCTTCGGCACCCCGCAGATGGTGATGCGGGTCGGGTACGGCCAGCCGGGCCGCGCCACCCCGCGCCGCCCGGTCGAGGAGGTGCTCGACCTGCCGGTCGTGCCGGCCTGA
- a CDS encoding isocitrate lyase/PEP mutase family protein — translation MNEQHIRARQFRGLHVPGEPLVLVNSWDAASARIVADAGARAVATTSAGVAWSRGAPDGDALARETAVDVIRRVAAAVRLPVTADIESGYGARPDDVAETVTAVLAAGAVGVNVEDARHDGGGPLRPVDEQCARLAAVRAAADRAGVPLYLNARVDTFLRGVGGVPETVARADAYLAAGADGVFVPGTVDPQTVAALVAAIPAPLNVLAGPGAPPVAELARLGVARVSLGSAVAEAAYAVARRAAVEALGDGTYGALADALDYGTINELMRD, via the coding sequence GTGAACGAACAGCACATCCGAGCCCGACAGTTCCGCGGCCTGCACGTGCCCGGCGAGCCGCTGGTCCTGGTCAACTCCTGGGACGCGGCGAGCGCCCGGATCGTGGCCGACGCCGGCGCCCGCGCGGTCGCCACCACCAGCGCCGGCGTGGCGTGGAGTCGCGGCGCGCCCGACGGCGACGCGCTCGCCCGGGAGACCGCCGTCGACGTGATCCGCCGGGTCGCCGCCGCGGTACGCCTGCCCGTCACCGCCGACATCGAGTCCGGCTACGGCGCCCGCCCCGACGACGTCGCCGAGACCGTCACCGCGGTGCTCGCGGCCGGCGCCGTCGGCGTCAACGTCGAGGACGCCCGACACGACGGCGGTGGGCCGCTGCGCCCGGTCGACGAGCAGTGCGCCCGGCTCGCCGCGGTCCGCGCCGCGGCCGACCGCGCCGGCGTTCCGCTGTACCTGAACGCGCGGGTGGACACCTTCCTCCGGGGCGTCGGCGGGGTGCCGGAGACCGTGGCGCGGGCCGACGCCTACCTGGCCGCCGGCGCGGACGGTGTCTTCGTGCCGGGGACGGTCGACCCGCAGACCGTGGCGGCGCTGGTGGCGGCGATCCCCGCGCCCCTGAACGTGCTGGCCGGGCCGGGCGCGCCGCCGGTGGCGGAGTTGGCGCGTCTCGGGGTGGCCCGGGTCAGCCTCGGCTCGGCGGTGGCCGAGGCGGCGTACGCGGTGGCCCGGCGCGCGGCCGTGGAGGCCCTCGGCGACGGCACGTACGGGGCGCTGGCCGACGCGCTCGACTACGGGACGATCAACGAGCTGATGCGGGACTGA
- a CDS encoding response regulator has product MIRVFLLDDHEVVRRGLADLLQSSGDIEVVGESGLAQEAARRIPALRPDVAILDARLPDGNGIDVCRDVRAVDSSIKGLILTSYEDDEALFAAIMAGAAGYVLKQIRGTDLVDAVRRVAAGQSLLDPAITTRVLERIRSGVEQPRELKSLTEQERRILEYVAEGLTNREIAGKMFLAEKTVKNYVSSVLAKLGLERRTQAAVLATRLLGKTH; this is encoded by the coding sequence ATGATCCGGGTGTTCCTGCTCGACGACCACGAGGTCGTCCGTCGTGGCCTTGCCGACCTGCTGCAGAGCAGCGGCGACATCGAGGTGGTCGGCGAGTCCGGCCTCGCCCAGGAGGCGGCGCGGCGCATCCCCGCGCTCCGCCCCGACGTGGCGATCCTCGACGCCCGGCTGCCCGACGGCAACGGCATCGACGTCTGCCGGGACGTGCGGGCCGTCGACTCGTCGATCAAGGGGCTGATCCTCACCTCGTACGAGGACGACGAGGCGCTGTTCGCGGCGATCATGGCCGGTGCCGCCGGCTACGTGCTCAAGCAGATCCGCGGCACCGACCTGGTGGACGCCGTCCGCCGGGTGGCGGCCGGGCAGTCCCTGCTCGACCCGGCGATCACCACCCGGGTGCTGGAGCGCATCCGCAGCGGCGTGGAGCAGCCCCGGGAGCTGAAGTCGCTCACCGAGCAGGAGCGGCGGATCCTGGAGTACGTGGCGGAGGGGCTCACCAACCGGGAGATCGCCGGCAAGATGTTCCTGGCCGAGAAGACGGTGAAGAACTACGTCTCCAGCGTGCTGGCGAAGCTGGGTCTGGAGCGGCGCACCCAGGCGGCGGTGCTGGCCACCCGGCTGCTCGGCAAGACCCACTGA
- a CDS encoding ArsR/SmtB family transcription factor, whose amino-acid sequence MVAIGLSAGAVARVRFALSGLWEVMAGVRVLRDPGRHAIHLPWAARVRPRLADAGLLDPEAGLLWRLVPAAPGYLPDFLTPPPAGLDPDLAEELATLRATRPEVVRAHLDLLPGPRPAVVAALYADPVAGLARLAAEIDAYWRLAVADDWPRIRAVLDAEVFHRARRMAEDGTAGLLNDLHELVRWEGDALLVSQRHCPAPDVPEGGGLVLVPSVFVWPSVLSIAAGDVSQLAYPARGVGTLWETPVRAPDALGAVLGRGRARLLAALDAPRSTTELARRTGLSPAGVSQHLTALRAAGLVVTRRQGRSLLSSRTPVAEALLGASA is encoded by the coding sequence GTGGTCGCGATCGGCCTGTCGGCGGGCGCCGTGGCGCGGGTCCGGTTCGCGCTGTCCGGCCTGTGGGAGGTGATGGCCGGCGTCCGGGTGCTCCGCGATCCCGGCCGGCACGCGATCCACCTGCCCTGGGCCGCCCGGGTCCGGCCGCGGTTGGCCGACGCGGGGCTGCTCGACCCGGAGGCCGGCCTGCTGTGGCGTCTGGTGCCGGCGGCCCCGGGCTACCTGCCGGACTTTCTCACCCCGCCGCCGGCCGGCCTGGACCCGGACCTGGCCGAGGAACTGGCCACGCTGCGCGCCACCCGCCCCGAGGTGGTCCGCGCCCACCTGGACCTGCTGCCCGGTCCCCGCCCGGCGGTGGTGGCCGCCCTGTACGCCGATCCGGTCGCCGGGCTGGCCCGGCTGGCCGCCGAGATCGACGCCTACTGGCGGCTGGCCGTCGCCGACGACTGGCCCCGGATCCGGGCGGTGCTCGACGCGGAGGTCTTCCACCGGGCCCGCCGGATGGCCGAGGACGGCACCGCCGGCCTTCTCAACGACCTGCACGAGTTGGTCCGCTGGGAGGGCGACGCGCTGCTGGTCAGCCAGCGGCACTGCCCGGCGCCGGACGTACCCGAGGGGGGTGGTCTGGTCCTGGTGCCCTCGGTGTTCGTCTGGCCGTCGGTGCTGAGCATCGCGGCCGGGGACGTCTCCCAGCTGGCCTATCCGGCGCGCGGTGTCGGCACGCTGTGGGAGACCCCGGTGCGCGCGCCGGACGCGCTGGGCGCGGTGCTGGGCCGGGGCCGGGCGCGGCTGCTGGCGGCGCTGGACGCGCCCCGGTCGACGACGGAGCTGGCCCGACGGACCGGGCTCTCCCCGGCCGGGGTGTCGCAGCACCTCACCGCGCTGCGGGCCGCCGGCCTGGTGGTGACCCGGCGCCAGGGCCGGTCGCTGCTGAGCAGTCGGACCCCGGTGGCGGAGGCGTTGCTGGGCGCGTCGGCCTGA
- a CDS encoding AfsR/SARP family transcriptional regulator, with product MVSYRILGPLEVTRAGQPVPLRSPRQRAVLAVLLVHAGRVASLDVLLAALWGDDPPETAVGQVQTLIWRLRGALGDAIDTRPGGYRLTVAPADLDATVFTATAAEAAALAAAGQPAEASRRYGDALDAWRGPVLADVRLPAHPGVAGFHAAVAELTEQRLAVERDRIDVEFGLGRHVELIPRLYRMVRDEPLREELRERLMRALHLAGRRAEALEVYRQGRAAGVAALGLEPGPSLRALHGRILDGDPLLDDARPPPPPAAQLPMDAPDFVDRGEVAAGLVARLTAEPGTAPRVVAVSGVAGGGKTTLAVHVGHRARAAFPDGQLFVDLRGGGEPLDPGAVLGRFLQALGEEPRAVPAGTDDRAALFRARTAGRRLLVVLDNAAGENQVRHLLPAEPACAVLITARRRLTALPGAVHVDLGIFTPEQAVDLLRHALGPARVAGEHADCLRVAERCGHLPLAIRIAAARLAARPHWPVRRLADQLADERARLDVLRTGDLAVRSSLATSYQELTAEERRLLRLLGAVNLPRVPPWAAAALLDLPPAAAEELTERLVEARVVDVDPTGYRLHDLVRAYAGELGAVEEPAEARRAALGRLVGGWLTLTDEAYRRTPGGFRRGAAGTAPRWSGWTPADLEVLLADPVAWFEAARGHLTGAVRRAASAGLDEAAWNLANTLGRFHELREHLDDWDVTTRLALDACEAAGNETGRAWLLRARGERHLNLDRLDDALDCLDAALTGFERLNERAGQALALRAAGTAHRLRHDDAAAMTALGRAETVTVELGDLTGQAQVLFGLGAAHRVAGRAGAAESAFRAALALFRRLDDRFGEAYTSTSLALVLGRDGADADAARLLRRALALCRELGYRRGAAISLGHLGDLHLRTGEYDRAVTELTEAVAGSREVGDGIGELIALRRLGAAHLALGRLPAARSALHGCLALCCEHGEDQERERALRLLGEAGARTGDGEAERSASAVRAG from the coding sequence ATGGTCAGTTATCGGATCCTGGGCCCGCTCGAGGTGACCCGGGCCGGGCAGCCGGTCCCGCTGCGCAGCCCCCGACAGCGGGCGGTCCTGGCCGTCCTGCTGGTGCACGCCGGCCGCGTCGCCTCGTTGGACGTGCTGCTCGCCGCGCTCTGGGGCGACGACCCGCCGGAGACCGCCGTCGGCCAGGTGCAGACGCTGATCTGGCGGTTACGCGGCGCGCTCGGCGACGCCATCGACACCCGACCCGGCGGCTACCGCCTCACCGTCGCCCCCGCCGACCTCGACGCCACCGTGTTCACCGCCACCGCCGCCGAGGCCGCCGCGCTGGCCGCCGCCGGGCAACCGGCCGAGGCGTCCCGCCGCTACGGCGACGCGCTCGACGCCTGGCGCGGGCCGGTGCTGGCCGACGTGCGACTGCCCGCCCACCCGGGGGTCGCGGGCTTCCACGCCGCCGTGGCCGAGCTGACCGAGCAGCGACTCGCCGTCGAGCGGGACCGGATCGACGTCGAGTTCGGCCTCGGCCGGCACGTCGAGCTGATCCCCCGGCTGTACCGCATGGTGCGCGACGAACCACTCCGGGAGGAGCTGCGGGAACGACTGATGCGGGCGCTGCACCTGGCCGGTCGGCGGGCCGAGGCGCTGGAGGTCTACCGGCAGGGTCGCGCCGCCGGTGTCGCCGCCCTGGGCCTGGAACCCGGCCCGTCGTTGCGGGCGCTGCACGGGCGCATCCTCGACGGGGACCCGCTGCTCGACGACGCCCGCCCGCCCCCACCCCCCGCCGCCCAGCTGCCGATGGACGCCCCCGACTTCGTCGACCGGGGCGAGGTGGCCGCCGGCCTGGTGGCCCGGCTGACCGCCGAGCCGGGCACCGCGCCGCGGGTCGTCGCCGTGTCCGGCGTCGCCGGCGGCGGCAAGACCACCCTCGCCGTCCACGTGGGACACCGGGCCCGGGCGGCCTTCCCCGACGGGCAGCTCTTCGTCGACCTGCGGGGCGGCGGCGAGCCTCTCGACCCGGGCGCGGTGCTCGGCCGGTTCCTCCAGGCCCTCGGCGAGGAACCCCGCGCCGTGCCCGCCGGCACGGACGACCGGGCCGCGCTGTTCCGCGCCCGCACCGCCGGGCGACGACTGCTGGTGGTGCTGGACAACGCGGCCGGCGAGAACCAGGTCCGCCACCTGCTGCCCGCCGAACCCGCCTGCGCGGTGCTGATCACCGCACGGCGCCGGCTCACCGCCCTGCCCGGCGCCGTCCACGTCGACCTGGGCATCTTCACCCCCGAACAGGCCGTGGACCTGCTCCGGCACGCCCTCGGCCCGGCCCGGGTGGCCGGCGAGCACGCCGACTGCCTGCGCGTCGCCGAACGCTGCGGCCACCTGCCGCTGGCCATCCGCATCGCCGCCGCCCGGCTCGCCGCCCGCCCGCACTGGCCGGTACGGCGGCTCGCCGACCAGCTCGCCGACGAACGCGCCCGGCTGGACGTGCTGCGCACCGGCGACCTGGCCGTCCGGTCCAGCCTGGCCACCAGCTACCAGGAGCTGACCGCCGAGGAACGCCGGCTGCTGCGCCTGCTCGGCGCGGTCAACCTGCCCCGGGTGCCACCGTGGGCCGCCGCCGCCCTGCTCGACCTGCCGCCGGCCGCCGCCGAGGAACTCACCGAACGGCTGGTCGAGGCGCGGGTGGTCGACGTCGACCCGACCGGCTACCGGCTGCACGACCTGGTCCGGGCGTACGCCGGGGAACTCGGCGCCGTGGAGGAGCCGGCCGAGGCCCGCCGGGCGGCGCTGGGCCGGCTGGTCGGCGGCTGGCTCACGCTGACCGACGAGGCGTACCGGCGTACCCCTGGCGGTTTCCGGCGCGGCGCGGCCGGCACCGCCCCGCGCTGGTCCGGATGGACGCCGGCCGACCTGGAGGTGTTGCTCGCCGACCCGGTGGCCTGGTTCGAGGCGGCGCGCGGCCACCTCACCGGCGCGGTCCGCCGGGCCGCGTCCGCCGGGCTCGACGAGGCCGCCTGGAACCTGGCGAACACCCTCGGCCGCTTCCACGAACTGCGGGAGCACCTGGACGACTGGGACGTCACCACCCGCCTGGCCCTCGACGCGTGCGAGGCCGCCGGCAACGAGACCGGACGGGCCTGGCTGCTCCGCGCCCGCGGCGAGCGACATCTCAACCTCGACCGGCTGGACGACGCGCTGGACTGCCTCGACGCGGCGCTGACCGGCTTCGAACGGCTCAACGAACGGGCCGGGCAGGCGTTGGCGCTCCGCGCCGCCGGCACCGCGCACCGGCTGCGTCACGACGACGCGGCGGCGATGACCGCGCTGGGCCGGGCCGAGACGGTCACCGTCGAGCTGGGCGACCTGACCGGGCAGGCGCAGGTCCTGTTCGGACTCGGCGCCGCGCACCGGGTCGCCGGGCGCGCCGGCGCGGCCGAGAGCGCCTTCCGTGCCGCGCTGGCGCTGTTCCGCCGGCTCGACGACCGGTTCGGTGAGGCGTACACCTCCACCAGCCTGGCCCTGGTCCTGGGTCGCGACGGCGCGGACGCGGACGCGGCCCGCCTGCTGCGCCGCGCGCTGGCGCTCTGCCGGGAGCTGGGCTACCGGCGGGGCGCGGCCATCTCCCTGGGCCACCTCGGCGACCTGCACCTGCGCACCGGCGAGTACGACCGCGCGGTGACCGAGCTGACCGAGGCGGTCGCCGGCAGCCGGGAGGTCGGCGACGGCATCGGCGAGCTGATCGCGCTGCGCCGCCTCGGGGCGGCCCACCTCGCCCTGGGCCGGCTTCCGGCGGCCCGGTCGGCGCTGCACGGCTGCCTGGCCCTGTGCTGCGAGCACGGCGAGGACCAGGAACGCGAGCGGGCGCTGCGGCTGCTCGGTGAGGCCGGGGCCCGAACCGGGGACGGCGAGGCGGAGCGGAGCGCGAGCGCGGTGAGAGCGGGGTGA
- a CDS encoding PKD domain-containing protein, translated as MGTIGQGRWRRTAARLGVAVVVAAAGVTVGAAPAQATATRTVAFWSMDEPASSTVLRDSSGNGRHGAVGGEVVTGALYAGATAHRFATHLPPDQEYVPEHVDLVPHSTDFNPDAGDFSVTIRYRTTHSFGNILQKGQGNAVGGYWKFEAPSGKPRCLFRGGDGASRAGYTGVSIADGQWHTVTCNRTSTYVEMYVDGVRTSRLTGPTGTIANTWQVSVGGKSQCDGTKVTCDYFAGDIDYIKILKGSGGPANQAPVADLAPSCSGLVCTFSGAGSTDADGAIQDHRWDFGDGGTADTVSVPTTSHTYATAGTYPVTLTVTDDRGATGTATVDVTVAPVAERISFVGQATANTNWTSHTVTVPASVQPGDTLLLLLSQNTHTGTGEPTGVTGWTRLDRLDGGFATTTAWSKTAVAGDAGTPVKVTLDGQAKGNLVVAAYRGVRPGAPVFARATDPASSASRITPYAPVTVAQSWAVSYWLHGDGTSTSLTPPAGVAVRSNSSQSGGGRVTGLLADSGSSVPVGSYGGLTATAAAASTTTTTWTFVLPPA; from the coding sequence ATGGGGACGATCGGGCAGGGACGATGGCGGCGCACGGCCGCCCGGCTGGGCGTGGCGGTGGTCGTCGCGGCGGCCGGGGTGACGGTGGGGGCCGCGCCGGCGCAGGCCACCGCGACCCGCACCGTGGCGTTCTGGAGCATGGACGAGCCGGCGTCGTCGACCGTGCTGAGGGACAGCAGCGGCAACGGCCGGCACGGCGCGGTGGGCGGCGAGGTGGTCACCGGCGCGCTCTACGCCGGCGCCACCGCCCACCGGTTCGCCACCCACCTGCCGCCCGACCAGGAGTACGTGCCGGAGCACGTGGACCTGGTGCCGCACAGCACCGACTTCAACCCCGACGCCGGGGACTTCTCGGTGACCATCCGCTACCGCACCACCCACTCCTTCGGCAACATCCTCCAGAAGGGACAGGGCAACGCGGTCGGCGGCTACTGGAAGTTCGAGGCGCCCAGCGGCAAGCCGAGGTGCCTGTTCCGGGGCGGTGACGGCGCCTCGCGCGCCGGCTACACCGGAGTGTCGATCGCCGACGGCCAGTGGCACACGGTGACCTGCAACCGCACGTCCACGTACGTGGAGATGTACGTCGACGGTGTCCGGACCAGCCGGCTGACCGGGCCGACCGGCACCATCGCCAACACGTGGCAGGTCTCCGTCGGTGGCAAGAGCCAGTGCGACGGTACGAAGGTCACCTGCGACTACTTCGCCGGCGACATCGACTACATCAAGATCCTGAAGGGTTCCGGCGGTCCGGCCAACCAGGCGCCGGTGGCCGACCTGGCGCCGTCCTGCTCCGGGCTGGTGTGCACGTTCTCCGGCGCGGGCTCCACCGACGCAGACGGCGCGATCCAGGACCACCGCTGGGACTTCGGCGACGGCGGGACCGCCGACACCGTCTCCGTGCCGACCACCTCCCACACGTACGCGACGGCCGGCACCTACCCGGTCACGCTCACGGTCACCGACGACCGGGGCGCCACCGGCACGGCGACCGTCGATGTCACCGTCGCGCCGGTCGCCGAGCGGATCTCCTTCGTCGGCCAGGCCACCGCGAACACCAACTGGACCAGCCACACGGTGACCGTCCCGGCGTCCGTGCAGCCGGGTGACACGCTGCTGCTCCTGCTCAGCCAGAACACCCACACCGGCACCGGCGAGCCGACCGGCGTGACCGGCTGGACCCGTCTGGACCGGCTCGACGGCGGTTTCGCCACCACGACCGCCTGGTCGAAGACCGCGGTCGCCGGGGACGCGGGGACACCGGTCAAGGTGACCCTCGACGGCCAGGCGAAGGGCAACCTGGTGGTGGCCGCCTACCGGGGCGTCCGGCCGGGCGCGCCGGTCTTCGCCCGGGCCACCGACCCGGCCAGCAGCGCCAGCCGGATCACCCCGTACGCGCCGGTGACCGTCGCGCAGAGCTGGGCCGTGTCGTACTGGCTGCACGGTGACGGCACCTCCACCAGCCTCACCCCGCCGGCCGGCGTCGCGGTCCGCAGCAACAGCTCGCAGAGCGGCGGGGGCCGGGTGACCGGGCTGCTCGCCGACTCGGGCAGCAGCGTGCCGGTGGGCAGCTACGGCGGTCTGACCGCCACGGCCGCCGCCGCCAGCACGACCACCACCACGTGGACGTTCGTCCTGCCGCCGGCCTGA
- a CDS encoding DUF6458 family protein — translation MGIGTSIFLIAVGAILTFALNANVGGVDLDVVGWILMAAGVLGLIMTTLVWGRRRQVVTTTEQPVEYRRVEERRDVAPPM, via the coding sequence ATGGGTATCGGTACGAGCATCTTCCTGATCGCGGTCGGCGCGATCCTCACCTTCGCGCTCAACGCCAACGTCGGCGGGGTCGACCTCGACGTCGTCGGTTGGATCCTGATGGCGGCCGGCGTGCTCGGCCTCATCATGACCACGCTGGTCTGGGGCCGGCGCCGCCAGGTGGTCACCACCACCGAGCAGCCGGTCGAGTACCGCCGGGTCGAGGAGCGCCGGGACGTCGCCCCGCCGATGTGA
- a CDS encoding NAD-dependent epimerase/dehydratase family protein: MRLLMLGGTGFVGGAVVAEAVRRGWSVTVFNRGIHGDVPAGVHRLRGDRTAPDGLAALAGGEWDLVVDTWDGAPRAVGDAARALVGAVPHYVYVSSGSVYAPPVGLGTGEEAPTVAAEPDADDGDYPRNKAGGERAAVRVFGDRALLVRAGLILGPGEDIGRLPWWLHRVARGGDVLAPGPRDLPVQYVDVRDLAVWMLDRGVEGVGGAYNVVGRTGHATMGELLDAAVAVTGSGATLRWTQPEPILAAGVEPWNDLPIWVPRGHEYRWLQERDVERSYAAGLVCRPVTETVADTWRWLREVGRVPARAGRPARAPVGLAPEREAALLATPAA; this comes from the coding sequence ATGCGACTGCTGATGCTGGGTGGTACGGGATTCGTCGGTGGAGCGGTGGTGGCCGAGGCGGTGCGCCGGGGCTGGTCGGTGACCGTGTTCAACCGGGGGATCCACGGGGACGTGCCGGCCGGCGTGCACCGGTTGCGGGGTGACCGCACCGCGCCGGACGGTCTGGCCGCGCTCGCCGGCGGCGAGTGGGACCTGGTGGTGGACACCTGGGACGGCGCGCCCCGGGCGGTCGGGGACGCGGCGCGGGCCCTGGTCGGGGCGGTGCCGCACTACGTCTACGTCTCCAGCGGCTCGGTGTACGCGCCGCCGGTCGGACTCGGCACCGGTGAGGAGGCGCCGACCGTCGCGGCCGAGCCGGACGCGGACGACGGTGACTACCCGCGGAACAAGGCCGGCGGGGAGCGGGCCGCGGTGCGGGTGTTCGGGGACCGGGCGCTGTTGGTGCGGGCCGGCCTGATCCTCGGGCCGGGGGAGGACATCGGGCGGCTGCCGTGGTGGCTGCACCGGGTGGCGCGGGGCGGCGACGTGCTGGCGCCGGGGCCGCGGGACCTCCCGGTGCAGTACGTCGACGTCCGCGACCTGGCGGTGTGGATGCTGGATCGGGGGGTCGAGGGCGTCGGCGGGGCGTACAACGTGGTCGGTCGCACCGGGCACGCGACGATGGGTGAGCTGCTCGACGCGGCGGTGGCGGTGACCGGGTCGGGGGCGACGTTGCGCTGGACGCAGCCGGAGCCGATCCTCGCGGCGGGCGTGGAGCCGTGGAACGACCTGCCGATCTGGGTGCCGCGCGGGCACGAGTACCGCTGGTTGCAGGAGCGCGACGTCGAGCGGTCGTACGCGGCGGGTCTGGTCTGCCGGCCGGTCACCGAGACCGTCGCCGACACCTGGCGGTGGCTGCGCGAGGTCGGCCGGGTCCCGGCTCGGGCGGGCCGGCCGGCGCGCGCACCGGTGGGTCTGGCACCCGAGCGGGAGGCGGCACTGCTGGCCACCCCGGCGGCCTGA
- a CDS encoding TetR/AcrR family transcriptional regulator, producing MTRRAAEIRLDALLRTACEVIAERGLANTRTADVAEAAGVSQALVFYHFATKDRLLAQAFAYAVEQDLARLDAVLRSSAPPLAKLRRMLRLYAPTGRSTSWSMWIDGWSESLRTPELEKLSRRLDLRWRQDLASVISDGVADGTFDCPDPAGAAWRISAVMDGLAVQLAVHERVITRRQIAEWIRLVAARELGLEPSQLD from the coding sequence GTGACGAGACGTGCCGCCGAGATCCGCCTGGACGCGCTGCTGCGCACGGCCTGCGAGGTGATCGCGGAACGAGGGCTCGCCAACACCCGCACCGCCGACGTGGCCGAGGCCGCCGGGGTGAGCCAGGCGCTGGTGTTCTACCACTTCGCGACGAAGGACCGGCTGCTCGCGCAGGCCTTCGCGTACGCGGTGGAGCAGGACCTGGCCCGGCTGGACGCGGTGCTTCGCTCCTCCGCCCCGCCGTTGGCGAAGCTGCGGCGGATGCTCCGGCTCTACGCGCCGACCGGCCGCTCCACCTCCTGGTCCATGTGGATCGACGGCTGGTCCGAGTCGCTGCGGACGCCGGAGCTGGAGAAGCTCTCCCGCCGGCTGGACCTGCGGTGGCGGCAGGACCTGGCGTCGGTGATCAGCGACGGGGTCGCCGACGGCACCTTCGACTGCCCCGACCCGGCCGGCGCCGCCTGGCGGATCAGCGCGGTGATGGACGGCCTGGCGGTGCAGCTCGCGGTGCACGAGCGGGTGATCACCCGCCGGCAGATCGCCGAGTGGATCCGCCTGGTCGCCGCCCGCGAGCTGGGCCTGGAACCCAGCCAGCTCGATTGA